Proteins encoded by one window of Cylindrospermum stagnale PCC 7417:
- a CDS encoding RNA-guided endonuclease InsQ/TnpB family protein produces MLKVVKVRLYPDIQQQQSLAQAFGSCRWLWNYCLNLMNQTYIETGKGLSRYEVKKIIPQLKKEHEWLSLTYSQCLQQVCLNLGVAFNNFFENRAKYPRFKSKHGKQSIQYPQNVKVADNCVTLPKIGDVTAIIHRPIEGKVKTVTISKNGSNQYFAAILFDDGQDKPLSNAEGKAIGIDLGLTHFAVTSDGSKFDNPRILNKHEKNLKLKQQQLSRKQQGSINRSKSRKKVARVHRKITNCRDDFLHKLSRRIVNENQVIVVENLNIKGMMQNHCLAKSIHQVGWGMFCTMLKYKAEMEGKIYLEVDRFFKSSKTCHVCLNQVGSLPLALRFWTCENCQTQHDRDVNASINLRDEGLRILTSGTGDKACRPDVSRSQGGRKKSTTTLSVGQEAHTVPSGQCG; encoded by the coding sequence ATGTTAAAAGTCGTTAAAGTCAGGTTATATCCAGATATCCAACAACAACAGTCACTAGCCCAGGCTTTTGGCTCTTGTCGTTGGTTGTGGAATTATTGTCTGAACTTGATGAACCAAACATATATTGAAACTGGCAAGGGATTGTCTAGATACGAAGTTAAAAAGATAATTCCGCAGTTAAAAAAAGAGCATGAGTGGTTGTCACTAACCTACTCACAATGTTTGCAACAAGTTTGTTTGAATCTTGGAGTAGCCTTCAATAACTTTTTTGAAAACCGGGCTAAATACCCTAGATTCAAATCTAAACACGGTAAACAGTCAATACAATATCCTCAGAATGTCAAGGTGGCTGATAATTGCGTAACCCTCCCAAAAATAGGAGATGTAACCGCAATTATCCATAGACCGATTGAGGGAAAAGTCAAAACTGTAACTATATCCAAGAACGGCTCTAACCAATACTTTGCAGCTATTCTATTTGATGATGGTCAAGATAAGCCGTTATCCAATGCCGAAGGTAAAGCAATAGGTATTGACTTGGGATTGACTCATTTTGCTGTTACCAGTGATGGGTCTAAGTTTGATAACCCGAGAATACTAAACAAGCATGAAAAGAATTTAAAACTTAAACAACAACAACTATCTAGAAAGCAACAAGGTTCTATTAACCGGAGCAAATCTAGAAAAAAAGTTGCTAGAGTTCATAGAAAAATAACTAACTGTCGTGACGATTTTCTACACAAGCTATCGCGGAGGATAGTTAACGAAAACCAAGTGATTGTGGTTGAAAATCTCAATATTAAGGGCATGATGCAAAATCATTGTCTGGCTAAGTCTATCCATCAGGTTGGATGGGGAATGTTTTGCACCATGTTGAAATACAAGGCAGAAATGGAAGGGAAAATTTATCTAGAAGTTGATAGATTTTTTAAGAGTTCAAAAACCTGTCATGTGTGTCTTAATCAAGTTGGTAGTTTGCCGCTTGCTCTAAGATTTTGGACTTGTGAAAACTGCCAAACTCAGCATGATAGGGATGTGAACGCAAGTATCAACCTCAGAGATGAGGGTCTACGAATTTTGACCTCTGGAACGGGGGATAAAGCCTGTCGCCCAGATGTAAGTCGTAGTCAGGGAGGACGTAAGAAATCCACTACTACGCTTTCTGTTGGGCAGGAAGCCCACACTGTACCGTCAGGTCAGTGTGGGTAG
- a CDS encoding cyanophycinase — MTKAFPNIARYLKTVGNKLLKMGTLLITRVTANLTNFFKGKAVVLPPTLAGPVHNLGGGGPDVDEAIQWMINQVRGSTNNAAKVDVIVIRVSGNSDYNRLIYAMKGVNSVETLVVSSRQEANKAEIVEKVRNAGVIFFAGGDQCQYIRNWKGTKLENAVETVYNRGGGIGGTSAGAMIQSDYIYDACASSTNGIETRDALEDPYRDITFTYNLFKWNNLQGTIIDTHFDRRERMGRIMTFIARQIKDGVSKSALGIAVSESTSLVVDKNGLAKVIGKGAAYFVLGDHQPEVCEPRTPLTFSNYKIWRVKSGDTFNLRNRPISGYYLRSVKKGRIDSNPY; from the coding sequence ATGACAAAGGCATTCCCAAATATAGCAAGGTACTTGAAGACTGTAGGAAACAAGTTGTTGAAGATGGGAACCTTGCTCATAACCCGTGTTACAGCAAACTTGACAAACTTCTTCAAAGGCAAGGCTGTTGTTCTCCCTCCCACCCTAGCTGGCCCCGTTCATAACTTGGGTGGAGGTGGTCCCGATGTCGATGAAGCTATTCAGTGGATGATCAACCAAGTGAGGGGATCTACTAACAACGCCGCCAAAGTTGACGTGATAGTTATTCGCGTTTCTGGTAATAGCGATTACAATCGGCTAATTTATGCCATGAAAGGCGTCAACTCTGTAGAGACTCTTGTCGTCAGCAGTAGGCAAGAAGCAAACAAAGCTGAGATTGTTGAGAAAGTCAGAAATGCTGGCGTGATTTTCTTTGCAGGTGGCGACCAATGTCAATACATCCGCAACTGGAAAGGCACCAAACTGGAGAATGCCGTAGAGACAGTCTACAACCGGGGAGGTGGCATTGGTGGAACCAGTGCAGGCGCAATGATCCAAAGTGATTACATCTACGATGCTTGCGCTTCTTCTACAAACGGCATTGAAACTAGAGACGCACTTGAAGATCCCTACCGAGACATTACCTTTACTTACAACTTGTTCAAATGGAACAATTTGCAGGGAACGATCATCGATACGCACTTCGACAGGCGGGAAAGAATGGGTCGGATTATGACTTTCATTGCCCGTCAAATTAAGGACGGTGTCTCTAAAAGCGCTTTAGGCATAGCGGTTAGCGAAAGTACATCGTTGGTTGTGGATAAAAACGGTCTAGCGAAAGTTATAGGTAAGGGTGCAGCATACTTTGTACTTGGTGATCATCAGCCGGAAGTATGCGAACCCCGAACTCCTCTAACATTTTCCAACTACAAAATTTGGAGAGTTAAGAGCGGCGACACATTCAATTTGAGAAATAGACCGATATCTGGGTACTATCTCAGGAGCGTTAAGAAGGGGCGAATTGACTCTAATCCCTACTAA
- a CDS encoding alpha-amylase family glycosyl hydrolase, protein MKLLPLDKLGARENNGIVDFGVFLPWVAKKDGNKLWVKVIHEKDQFLQITQPSIFELEHSIDPEYGDYWSTQININTTPKPHLNAAWGEPGRYVYRYCLQNPNKGEIDWIIDPFAREFGVGKLSAFTLGYQPYEWSPNESTWKSPDLKDIVLYELMISEFGGDIERTIERLSYLADLGINCIEVMPLSNVALTVDWGFLPIGYFGVDERFGQRKDLQNLIDAAHQNKIAVIVDAVYGHTSDHFPYSYLYKQLGYNENPFMGTFAKDLFAESTDYKRKFTQDFFYTVNYHWLDVYHVDGFRYDCVPNYWDGSTGVGYANLVFNTYKTVKEKAGAGEYWQRFFNNNTINLIQCAEQLEGPKEVLEQTYSNSTWQNETLGAVKNVAAGSRNDLVNLGFKLGLNGYPEEITTNGDKIAKTALQYIENHDHSRFVCNFGTIARDNDLLQEGNRSLWYKVQPYLIAFLTAKGIPMLWQGQEFGENYYLPEQGFGRVMLLRPVRWDYFYDSIGKSMIGLVRKLIKLRRQQSQFTEGNHFFYNNYDRYHSKNVLLFSRQHGNKFSLVALNFGDSDQDVPFWFPIAGDYQEELHGENNLIGVPSYSEYWVKIPGNYGRIWTVTI, encoded by the coding sequence ATGAAACTACTACCTTTGGATAAGCTAGGAGCTAGAGAAAACAATGGTATTGTTGATTTTGGAGTATTTCTCCCTTGGGTTGCTAAAAAGGACGGGAATAAACTATGGGTGAAAGTAATCCACGAAAAAGATCAATTTCTGCAAATTACTCAGCCATCGATATTTGAATTAGAGCATTCTATCGACCCAGAGTATGGTGATTATTGGTCAACTCAGATAAACATCAATACTACACCCAAACCACACCTAAATGCAGCATGGGGAGAACCAGGAAGGTATGTTTACCGCTATTGTCTCCAAAATCCCAATAAGGGAGAAATAGATTGGATTATCGACCCTTTTGCCAGAGAGTTTGGTGTAGGTAAATTATCCGCCTTTACACTGGGATATCAACCTTATGAATGGAGTCCCAATGAAAGTACCTGGAAAAGTCCAGACTTAAAAGATATTGTACTGTATGAATTGATGATCAGTGAGTTCGGTGGAGATATTGAGCGAACAATTGAACGCTTAAGTTATCTGGCAGATTTGGGAATTAACTGTATTGAAGTTATGCCCCTTTCTAACGTAGCCTTGACAGTAGATTGGGGCTTTTTGCCGATTGGCTACTTTGGTGTAGATGAGCGCTTTGGTCAAAGAAAAGATTTACAAAATTTAATTGATGCTGCACATCAAAACAAAATTGCTGTAATTGTGGATGCTGTCTATGGTCACACCAGCGATCATTTTCCCTACTCTTATCTTTACAAGCAATTAGGATACAATGAAAACCCGTTTATGGGGACATTTGCTAAAGACCTCTTTGCTGAGAGTACGGATTATAAACGCAAGTTTACCCAAGACTTTTTCTACACAGTTAACTATCACTGGTTGGATGTTTATCACGTCGATGGTTTTCGCTATGACTGTGTACCCAATTATTGGGATGGTTCTACAGGAGTTGGTTACGCCAACTTAGTTTTCAACACTTACAAAACTGTTAAAGAAAAAGCAGGTGCGGGTGAGTACTGGCAGAGATTTTTTAACAATAACACCATCAATTTAATTCAGTGCGCTGAACAATTAGAAGGACCAAAAGAGGTTCTGGAACAGACTTATAGCAACAGTACCTGGCAAAATGAAACCTTGGGTGCAGTCAAAAATGTAGCGGCTGGAAGCCGAAATGATTTAGTTAACCTCGGCTTTAAACTTGGTCTAAATGGCTATCCAGAAGAAATTACAACCAACGGCGACAAAATTGCCAAGACAGCGCTGCAATATATTGAAAATCATGACCACTCCCGTTTTGTCTGCAACTTTGGCACGATTGCACGTGATAACGATTTATTACAAGAAGGTAATCGCAGTCTGTGGTATAAAGTTCAGCCGTACCTAATTGCGTTCTTAACCGCCAAAGGTATTCCCATGCTATGGCAAGGGCAGGAATTTGGTGAAAACTATTATCTGCCAGAACAAGGTTTTGGGCGAGTAATGTTGCTGCGACCTGTGCGATGGGATTATTTTTATGATTCCATTGGTAAAAGCATGATTGGCTTAGTACGGAAGCTGATTAAACTGCGTCGTCAGCAATCGCAGTTTACTGAAGGTAATCATTTCTTTTACAACAATTACGATCGCTATCACTCGAAAAATGTCTTGCTCTTCTCTCGCCAACATGGTAATAAATTTAGCCTGGTAGCACTTAACTTTGGCGATAGTGATCAGGATGTACCCTTCTGGTTTCCCATTGCTGGCGATTATCAGGAAGAACTTCACGGTGAAAATAATTTAATTGGCGTCCCCAGTTATTCAGAATATTGGGTAAAAATTCCTGGCAACTACGGCAGAATCTGGACAGTAACGATCTAG
- a CDS encoding glycosyltransferase family 4 protein produces MKILVLSWEFPPRIVGGIARHVAELYPELVKLGHEIHLITVEFAQASLYEVVEGVFVHRVPVAYSNDFFHWVVNLNASMGHHGGKLLLEEGPFDLIHAHDWLVGDAAIALKHNFKIPLIATIHATEYGRYNGIHNDTQQYINSKENLLAYNAWRVIVCTDYMRREVEQALHTPGNKIDIIYNGIRAEKKQQHKDFYAQDFRRQFAGDHEKVVYYLGRMSYEKGIPVLLNAAPKILAQMGGNVKFVIIGGGNTDHLKRQAWDLGIWHKCYFTGFLSDEYLDKFQTVADCAVFPSLYEPFGIVALEGFASRVPVVVSDAGGFPEVVQHTKTGIVTWANNPDSLAWGILEVLQNPGYRQWLVDNAYDDLGRRFSWPKLAKQTVAVYQRVVQERSQVEWF; encoded by the coding sequence ATGAAGATACTAGTACTAAGTTGGGAATTTCCGCCAAGGATCGTCGGAGGAATTGCGCGTCATGTGGCTGAGTTGTATCCGGAATTGGTGAAGCTAGGCCATGAAATCCACTTGATCACGGTAGAGTTTGCTCAGGCATCACTGTATGAAGTGGTTGAGGGAGTATTTGTGCATCGGGTGCCAGTGGCTTATAGTAACGATTTTTTCCACTGGGTAGTTAACCTGAACGCGAGTATGGGGCATCACGGTGGTAAGTTGCTGCTGGAGGAAGGGCCGTTTGATTTAATCCATGCTCATGATTGGTTAGTGGGGGATGCTGCGATCGCTCTCAAACATAACTTTAAAATCCCTCTAATTGCGACAATTCATGCTACCGAATACGGGCGCTACAACGGTATTCACAATGATACCCAACAATATATTAATAGCAAAGAAAACTTACTAGCTTACAATGCTTGGCGAGTGATTGTTTGTACCGACTATATGCGAAGGGAAGTAGAACAAGCGCTACACACTCCTGGGAACAAAATCGATATCATTTATAACGGTATCCGCGCCGAAAAGAAACAGCAGCACAAAGATTTTTATGCTCAGGATTTTCGCCGCCAATTTGCCGGTGATCATGAAAAAGTTGTTTACTACCTCGGTCGAATGTCCTATGAAAAGGGTATACCTGTATTGCTCAATGCTGCTCCCAAGATACTCGCACAAATGGGGGGGAACGTTAAATTTGTGATCATTGGTGGCGGGAATACCGACCATCTCAAGCGCCAAGCTTGGGATTTAGGCATTTGGCACAAATGCTACTTTACCGGCTTTCTCTCTGATGAATACTTAGATAAATTCCAAACGGTGGCCGACTGTGCAGTGTTTCCTAGCCTTTACGAACCATTTGGGATTGTTGCTTTAGAAGGCTTTGCTTCTCGCGTACCTGTCGTAGTTTCTGATGCCGGCGGTTTTCCGGAAGTAGTACAACACACCAAGACAGGTATCGTTACCTGGGCCAACAACCCTGATTCCCTAGCTTGGGGAATTCTCGAAGTTTTGCAAAATCCAGGTTATCGGCAATGGCTGGTTGATAATGCTTATGATGATTTAGGACGACGCTTTAGCTGGCCGAAATTAGCCAAACAAACAGTGGCTGTTTATCAGCGAGTTGTGCAAGAGCGATCGCAAGTTGAGTGGTTTTAA
- the lepA gene encoding translation elongation factor 4 yields MTDVPAVRIRNFCIIAHIDHGKSTLADRLLQATGTVESRQMKEQFLDNMDLERERGITIKLQAARMNYTAKDGQQYVLNLIDTPGHVDFSYEVSRSLAACEGALLVVDASQGVEAQTLANVYLALEHNLEIIPVLNKIDLPGAEPERVIGEIEEIIGLDCSGAILASAKEGLGIDEILEAVVSRVPPPANTVNERLRALIFDSYYDSYRGVIVYFRVMDGTVKKGDRIHLMASDKEYEIDELGVLSPTQKQVEELHAGEVGYLGASIRAVADARVGDTITLANAQATAALPGYTEANPMVFCGMFPIDADQFEDLREALEKLELNDAALHYEPETSSAMGFGFRCGFLGLLHMEIVQERLEREYNLDLIITAPSVVYKVITIKGEELYIDNPSRLPSPNERERIEEPYVKVEMITPEVYVGSLMELSQNRRGIFKDMKYLTQGRTTLTYELPLAEVVTDFFDQMKSRSRGYASMEYHLIGYRENPLVKLDIMINGDPVDSLAMIVHRDKAYNVGRSMAEKLKELIPRHQFKVPIQASIGSKVIASEHIPALRKDVLAKCYGGDISRKKKLLQKQAKGKKRMKSVGTVDVPQEAFMAVLRLDQN; encoded by the coding sequence ATGACTGACGTTCCCGCAGTTCGCATTCGCAATTTTTGTATTATTGCTCACATTGACCACGGGAAATCAACCCTCGCCGATCGCTTACTACAAGCCACTGGCACCGTAGAAAGCCGGCAGATGAAGGAACAGTTTCTCGACAACATGGATCTGGAACGGGAGCGCGGCATTACAATTAAGCTGCAAGCTGCCCGGATGAACTACACAGCTAAAGATGGTCAGCAGTATGTGCTGAATTTAATTGATACTCCTGGTCATGTAGATTTTTCTTATGAAGTGTCGCGCTCTCTTGCTGCTTGTGAAGGAGCGCTGTTGGTAGTAGATGCTTCCCAAGGTGTGGAGGCCCAAACTTTAGCGAATGTGTATTTAGCGCTGGAGCATAACCTGGAAATTATCCCGGTTTTGAATAAAATCGATTTGCCGGGGGCAGAACCAGAGCGAGTAATCGGCGAAATTGAAGAAATTATCGGTCTAGATTGCAGTGGTGCGATTCTGGCTTCCGCTAAAGAGGGACTGGGAATTGATGAAATTTTAGAAGCAGTTGTCTCGCGCGTACCGCCACCAGCCAACACAGTCAATGAACGCTTACGGGCGCTAATTTTTGATAGCTACTATGATAGTTACCGGGGAGTAATTGTCTATTTTCGGGTAATGGATGGCACGGTGAAAAAAGGCGATCGCATCCACTTGATGGCATCGGACAAAGAATACGAAATTGATGAGTTGGGTGTACTCTCTCCTACCCAAAAGCAAGTTGAAGAACTGCACGCCGGGGAAGTAGGCTATTTAGGCGCATCAATTAGAGCTGTCGCCGATGCGCGGGTGGGAGATACAATTACCCTAGCTAACGCCCAAGCTACGGCAGCTTTGCCTGGTTACACCGAAGCTAACCCAATGGTCTTTTGCGGGATGTTCCCCATTGATGCAGACCAATTTGAAGACTTGCGGGAAGCCCTGGAAAAGCTCGAACTCAACGATGCGGCGCTGCACTACGAACCGGAAACTTCTAGCGCGATGGGGTTTGGCTTCCGTTGCGGGTTCTTGGGGTTGCTGCACATGGAAATTGTCCAAGAACGCTTAGAGCGAGAGTACAACCTAGATTTAATCATTACAGCCCCCTCGGTGGTTTACAAAGTAATCACCATCAAAGGTGAAGAACTGTACATTGATAATCCTAGCCGCTTACCCTCGCCTAACGAGCGCGAAAGAATTGAAGAACCCTACGTCAAAGTAGAAATGATTACGCCGGAAGTCTACGTTGGCTCTTTAATGGAGTTATCGCAAAATCGGCGTGGCATCTTCAAAGACATGAAATATCTTACTCAAGGACGCACCACACTCACTTATGAGCTACCCTTAGCGGAAGTTGTCACCGACTTTTTTGACCAAATGAAATCGCGATCGCGTGGTTACGCCAGCATGGAATATCACCTCATCGGCTACCGCGAAAATCCTTTGGTGAAGCTGGATATTATGATTAACGGCGATCCTGTGGATTCCCTGGCCATGATTGTCCACCGCGATAAAGCTTATAACGTCGGACGTTCAATGGCAGAAAAACTCAAAGAATTGATTCCTCGCCACCAATTCAAAGTACCAATTCAAGCATCTATTGGCAGTAAAGTTATTGCCAGCGAACACATCCCCGCCTTGCGGAAAGACGTACTTGCCAAGTGCTACGGCGGTGATATTAGCCGGAAAAAGAAACTCTTACAAAAGCAGGCAAAGGGTAAAAAGCGGATGAAATCTGTGGGCACAGTGGATGTACCCCAGGAAGCTTTTATGGCAGTGTTACGCTTGGATCAAAACTAA
- a CDS encoding ATP-binding protein, translating into MTIAANTQSPNVFPQNLESVTNNHDGLLPTLGSELVYTQDGAGRYLTFYWQRSELLGSNPEKRVDDPNPDENFVPIDKVTYLERLQRILTTLVPERVQCWFSYCQESFELELAITPIMPRLGHAATTVLVMGRLLQSKANPQSVNGASKTPKQLALAMGLQQHQKLINQITSNIRRTLDLDIIWQQTVDSLGEALKLERCIICPYQPSNSTVQVIAEYHLPEHSSMIGSDIDIASEPAFAQSLATLEPTVMEVTGYSEFQQQKILVVATCYQDQANALIAFNLRDEYYPLTEIELELVKEVADQLGTAIAHATLYKELEAARQKAEEISQLKTQFLQTVSHEIRTPLNGMIGFLKLILEGWADNPEEENQFLAEAHKSSLHLLDILNDILDIAKIEAGKMELRCGPIRLHELFTDVENFMRPQAEMRHLSFQMQIPNTSDEIIIRGNYRHLLQVMLNLVGNAIKFTHEGGVTISADLVVKKGKVKLPNQQFPGIVKVRVVDTGIGVSLDQQDKLFQLFSQVDGTHTRPYGGTGLGLTISQKLVEAMGGEVHFFSLGEGLGSTVTFTVPLYQQPLVFSSSEADLDELGLL; encoded by the coding sequence ATGACTATTGCTGCCAATACCCAATCGCCGAATGTGTTTCCCCAGAATCTGGAATCCGTTACCAATAACCACGATGGCTTATTACCAACGCTTGGCTCTGAGTTGGTATATACCCAAGATGGGGCAGGGCGCTATCTGACCTTTTATTGGCAACGCAGCGAACTCCTGGGGTCAAACCCTGAAAAAAGAGTTGATGATCCCAATCCAGATGAAAACTTTGTGCCAATAGACAAAGTTACTTATTTAGAACGGTTGCAGCGGATTTTAACAACTTTAGTGCCAGAAAGGGTTCAGTGTTGGTTCAGCTACTGCCAGGAGTCGTTTGAGTTGGAGTTGGCAATCACTCCGATTATGCCGCGATTGGGTCACGCTGCCACTACAGTTTTGGTGATGGGACGGTTACTGCAAAGTAAAGCCAACCCCCAATCCGTGAATGGGGCATCAAAAACGCCTAAACAACTAGCGTTGGCTATGGGTTTGCAGCAACACCAGAAGCTGATCAATCAAATTACCAGCAACATCCGGCGGACATTGGATCTAGATATTATTTGGCAGCAAACAGTTGATAGCTTAGGAGAAGCGTTAAAGCTAGAGCGTTGTATTATCTGTCCCTACCAGCCCTCTAACTCAACAGTGCAGGTGATAGCAGAGTATCACCTCCCAGAACACAGTTCGATGATTGGCTCAGATATAGATATAGCTTCTGAGCCTGCCTTTGCTCAGTCCCTGGCTACTCTAGAACCAACCGTGATGGAAGTGACTGGGTATAGTGAGTTTCAGCAGCAGAAAATTTTGGTTGTAGCTACTTGCTATCAAGACCAAGCCAATGCATTGATTGCCTTTAACTTGCGGGACGAATATTACCCGTTGACAGAAATAGAACTTGAACTAGTCAAGGAGGTAGCAGATCAACTGGGAACAGCGATCGCTCATGCTACTTTATACAAAGAATTAGAAGCAGCGCGGCAAAAAGCCGAAGAAATATCCCAACTCAAAACCCAGTTTCTACAAACTGTGTCCCATGAAATTCGTACTCCCCTGAATGGGATGATTGGCTTTTTGAAGCTGATTTTGGAGGGGTGGGCAGATAATCCAGAAGAAGAAAACCAGTTTTTAGCAGAAGCTCACAAATCATCACTCCACTTGCTAGATATTCTCAACGACATTTTAGATATTGCCAAAATTGAAGCAGGCAAAATGGAGCTACGGTGCGGACCAATCAGACTCCATGAGCTATTTACTGATGTCGAAAACTTTATGCGTCCCCAAGCAGAGATGAGACATCTCAGTTTCCAGATGCAAATACCTAATACATCCGATGAAATCATCATTCGAGGCAACTACAGACATTTATTACAAGTCATGCTCAATTTGGTAGGCAATGCGATTAAATTCACCCATGAAGGTGGTGTCACTATCAGCGCCGATTTAGTGGTCAAAAAGGGGAAAGTGAAACTGCCCAACCAGCAATTCCCAGGTATAGTAAAAGTGCGCGTGGTAGATACTGGCATTGGTGTATCCCTGGATCAGCAAGATAAACTATTTCAATTATTCTCTCAGGTAGATGGCACCCACACTCGCCCTTATGGTGGTACAGGTTTGGGACTGACAATATCTCAAAAGCTTGTCGAGGCCATGGGAGGTGAGGTACATTTTTTCAGTCTAGGTGAAGGACTCGGCTCGACGGTAACATTCACAGTGCCACTCTATCAACAACCATTGGTGTTTTCTTCTAGTGAGGCGGACTTGGATGAGTTAGGTCTTTTGTAG
- a CDS encoding DUF3386 domain-containing protein, with translation MTVQTTAGVLFQTAYESRYTWDENFPGYSANVQLLQGDEVYIGKIRINRDLSIEVTDIDDAEVEEGIYIQLQEMITHCKRSDFQQSYGKFEFTLGETDKSGVVEIFVKGDSIESHYKIRDQEICQEIRVMGRMALVIDTHENFDTGAGYIASHYDAVFRNSKTNEVNSVLKFTDTYQKVGDYYIMTKQVVQEYQEGVSDNPPEEALSITEFSYSNIKLL, from the coding sequence ATGACAGTTCAGACAACAGCAGGTGTTTTATTCCAAACCGCTTACGAAAGTCGTTACACTTGGGACGAGAACTTTCCTGGCTACAGTGCAAACGTGCAACTGCTACAGGGCGATGAAGTTTACATTGGCAAAATACGCATTAACCGCGACTTGAGCATAGAAGTAACGGATATTGACGATGCAGAAGTAGAAGAAGGTATCTATATCCAGTTGCAGGAAATGATCACCCACTGTAAACGCTCAGATTTTCAGCAGTCTTATGGTAAGTTCGAGTTTACCTTGGGTGAGACAGATAAAAGTGGTGTAGTGGAAATTTTTGTGAAGGGCGACTCGATAGAGTCTCATTATAAAATCCGAGACCAGGAAATTTGCCAGGAAATTCGGGTCATGGGTCGCATGGCTTTAGTGATTGATACCCACGAAAACTTCGATACAGGTGCTGGATACATTGCGAGTCACTACGATGCGGTGTTCCGCAACTCGAAAACTAATGAAGTTAACAGTGTCCTGAAATTTACAGACACATATCAAAAAGTTGGCGACTATTACATAATGACCAAGCAGGTTGTGCAAGAGTATCAAGAGGGCGTTAGCGACAATCCTCCCGAAGAGGCTCTTTCCATAACTGAGTTTAGCTACTCTAATATCAAGCTGCTATAA
- a CDS encoding NifU family protein, which yields MELTIVNVETVLDEMRPYLISDGGNVELVELDGPIVKLRLQGACGSCPSSTMTLRMGIERRLKEMIPEIAEVEQIM from the coding sequence ATGGAACTTACAATCGTCAACGTGGAAACAGTCTTAGATGAAATGCGCCCTTATCTCATATCGGATGGCGGTAATGTGGAACTCGTAGAACTTGATGGGCCAATTGTCAAACTCCGGTTGCAAGGCGCTTGTGGTTCTTGTCCCAGTTCCACGATGACCTTGAGAATGGGTATTGAACGTCGCTTAAAGGAAATGATTCCCGAAATTGCTGAAGTGGAACAAATTATGTAG